From Acipenser ruthenus chromosome 2, fAciRut3.2 maternal haplotype, whole genome shotgun sequence, a single genomic window includes:
- the LOC117408787 gene encoding ubiquitin carboxyl-terminal hydrolase 46-like isoform X3 translates to MTVRNIASICNMGTNASALEKDIGQEQFPINEHYFGLVNFGNTCYCNSVLQALYFCRPFRENVLAYKAQQKKKENLLTCLADLFHSITTQKKKVGVIPPKKFISRLRKENDLFDNYMQQDAHEFLNYLLNTVADILQEETTQEKQNGKLKNGSTTSDAEESNKIEPTWVHDIFQGTLTNETRCLNCETVSSKDEDFLDLSVDVEQNTSITHCLRDFSNTETLCSECKYYCEMCCSKQEAQKRMRVKKLPMILALHLKRFKYMEQLHRYTKLSYRVVFPLELRLFNTSSDAVNLDRMYDLVAVVVHCGRKLTPRLLKNSMV, encoded by the exons GGCACCAATGCCTCTGCTCTGGAAAAAGACATTGGTCAAGAGCAGTTTCCAATCAATGAACACTACTTCGGATTGGTTAAT TTTGGCAACACGTGCTACTGTAACTCGGTGTTGCAGGCGCTGTACTTCTGTCGGCCATTCCGGGAGAATGTCCTGGCATACAAGGCCCAGCAGAAGAAGAAAGAGAACCTGCTCACGTGCCTGGCTGACCTGTTTCACAGCATCACCACGCAGAAGAAGAAGGTCGGGGTGATTCCTCCCAAGAAATTCATTTCCAGGTTACGGAAAGAGAATG ATCTCTTTGATAACTACATGCAGCAGGACGCCCACGAGTTCCTGAACTACCTGCTGAACACGGTGGCAGATATCCTGCAGGAGGAGACGACACAGGAGAAACAAAACGGGAAGCTGAAGAATGGCAGCACCACCAGCGACGCGGAGGAGAGCAACAAGATTGAACCCACCTGGGTGCACGACATCTTTCAGGGGACACTGACCAACGAGACACGGTGCCTGAACTGTGAAACA GTCAGCAGCAAAGATGAGGATTTCCTTGACCTTTCGGTTGATGTGGAGCAGAACACATCAATTACACATTGTCTGAG GGATTTCAGCAACACAGAAACCCTATGTAGTGAATGCAAGTACTACTGTGAAATGTGTTGCAGTAAGCAGGAAGCACAGAAAAG GATGCGAGTGAAGAAGCTGCCGATGATTCTGGCTCTGCACCTCAAGAGGTTCAAGTACATGGAGCAGCTGCACCGATACACCAAGCTCTCCTACCGCGTGGTGTTTCCTCTGGAGTTACGCCTCTTCAACACTTCAAGCGATGCTGTCAATTTGGATCGCATGTATGATCTAGTAGCTGTTGTTGTCCATTGTGGAAG